The Streptomyces achromogenes DNA segment CACCGGCACCATCGTGCTGCGCGCCCTCGAAGCCATCGGCAACCCGAAGATCACCGCCGCCGTGAAGGACTTCGGCAACAAGACGGCGCACGGCATGGGCTTCACCTCGGAGATCTGCCGCGACGGCCCCGGCTACCGGGCCGAACTCGACCTGCCGTTCGGCGTCACCCCCGACGACGTCGTCGAGAAGCGCGAGGCCCTCGCCTCAGGCCTGCGCCGCAAGCTCGGCTGCGTCTGGCCGTCCGGCGACCCCGACGGCCCGGACGGGCACGAGGGCCGCCTCATCCTGTGGGTGGGCGACAAGCCGATGAACGCCACCACCAAGCCGCCCTGGCCGCTGCTGAAGGACGGGCAGGTGGACCTGTTCAAGCCGGTTGTTTTTGGTAACGACTACCGCATGGCGAACATGACCGTGACGTTGATGTTCGCGGCCATCGTCATCGGCTCCATCCCCCGCATGGGGAAAACCTTCCTGCTCCGCCTGCTGCTGCTGATCGCCGCCCTAGACCCGCGGGCCGAGCTCCACGCCTTCGACTTCAAGGGGACCGGCGACCTCGGCGCGCTCGAGCCGGTCTGCCACCGCTACCGGGCCGGCGACGAGGACGAGGACATCCTGTACGTGCTGCACGCCCTACGGGAGATCAAGGCCGAGCTGCGCCGCCGGGCGAAGGTCATCCGGTCCCTGCCGCGGTCGGTGTGCCCGGAGTCGAAGGTCACCCCTGCCCTGGCCAGCGACAAGAAGTACGGCCTGCACCCGATCGTCGTGGGCCTGGACGAGTGCCAGGTGCCGTTCGAGGACGAAAAGTACGGGGCCGAGCTTGAGTCGATCTGCACGGACATCACCAAGCGCGGGCCGGCGCTGGGCATCGTCGGCCTGTTCGCCACGCAGCGGCCCGACGCCAAGAGCCTGCCGCCCGGCATCTCCGCGAACGCCGTCCTGCGCTTCTGCTTGAAGGTCATGAACCACCAGGCCAACGACATGGTCCTCGGCACGGGCGCCTACAAGTCCGGCATCAAGGCGACCATGTTCTCCCGCTCCGATCGCGGCATCTGCTGGATGTCCGGCGAGGGCGACGACCCGCGCATCGTGTCCTCCGCGTTCGTCGACGCCCCCGGTGCCGAACGGATCGTGGCCCGGGCGCGGAAGATGCGCGAGGAGTACGGCAACGTCACCGGCCACGCCCTCGGCGAGGGCCCCGCGGAGACCGCCGGCCTCGACGTCCTGGCCGACGTCCTCAAGTCGATGGGCGCCGACGAGAAAGCCGTGTGGTGCGAGCGCCTGGCCGTCCGGTTGGGCGAGCTGCGGCCGGACGTCTACGGCGAGTGGAAGGGCGAGAACGTCACCGCCGCCCTGAAGCCGTGGGGCATCAAGACCGGGCAGGTGTGGGGGCAGACCGACGAGGGCGAGGGCAAGAACCGGCGCGGTATCGAGCGTGCCGACGTCGTCGCCGCCATCGCCCGCAGGGACGCCGACAGGACCGCCGCCTGACCCGTACACCGCCGCTAGACCTAGCAGGCCGCCCCGCTAGGTCTAGCAGCCCCGCTAGCACCCGAATACGCCCCTGACCTGCTGGCTAGCGTCTAGCAGCAGGGACCCTCGCACCCCCGGAATCCGCCCTCCAGAAGGGATCGACACCCCATGCTGATCGCTAGCGCCGTGCTCGTCGCGGCCCTCGGCTACTACGCCGTGCTGTGCGCGGTGAAGCCGTTCGCATCCTGCCGTCGCTGCCACGGGACGGGCGGGATCCTGCGGTTCGGGAAGCCCCGCGTCTGCCCCCGCTGCCGTGGGAAACGGCTGCGGCTCCGTGTCGGCCGGCGCGCACACAACTCGTGGCGGCGCACCCACGAAGCCGGTACACGCTGACACAGCCGAAGGCCCCCACCGCGTCCCGTGACGGACGTCGTGGGGGCCTTCCCGTATGTCTGGGGTCAGACGGTCACCGGCAGTCCACGGCGAGCTTGTGCAGCGCCCGACTGTCCGGGCAATACTCCCCATGCGAGCAACGCGGACACGTCCCCACGTGCAGCCCGTACACGCGCGCCGCCTTCCGGCCCACACACGGCCCACACCCCTGCGGCGTCCACCTCGTGAGCGCCCCGCCGATAGGGCTGATACGCGGGCCGAGCCCCACCGTCGGAGGCCGGCCGCACCACACGCAGCGGGTACCGTCCACCCGCTCCGGTGGAAGGTCGCAGGCTTTCGGCATCGGCAGCATCTCGACCGCGTTGACGAAGCCGGGGTTCACGGCTGGTCCGCGACCGGGGTGAGACCGTGCACGCTGCGGCACGAACGGCACGCGAACACCCCACCGCCGGGCCCGGACCCCTGCTCGACGATGCGGACCAGCCTGGCCGTGCCGCTGAACGCGTGGCACCAGGAACACCAGGCGAAGGTGCTGGGGATGGTCTCGGCGGGGGTGCCGCCCGTAGGGTCTTCCATGTCGATGCTCCTCGAAGCGTCGTCCACGCCCTCGGACCGGTCGCACGGTCGCGGGGGCTTTCCGCTGGTCGGACGCTACCGCTATAGGCCACTACAGGGCACCCCATACCGCCGTATGGGGCCACCTACGGATGCCGGGCGCAGGGTGCCGCCATACGTTCCGGACCATGAGCGAAGACCCGTTCACCTACGTCTACGTGCGTGTCGCCGACCAGGTGGAGGCGGAGATCCGGGCCGGCCGCCTGCCGCACGGCGCACGCCTCCCCAACGAGCGCGACATGGGCGCCCAGTACGGCGTAGCACCCGGCACCGCGCGGCGGGCTGTGCAGGAACTCCGTGACCGCGGCCTGGTCGCGACGTTGCCGAACAAGGGTTCGTTCGTGATCGCCCCGCAGACGGATGCCGAATGACGGTGTGCACGGCATCCTCGGCTGCATGGATTTCCACAACACGGTCCGTGAATGCGCCCGCCGACTCCTCAACACCGCCGACCGGCCGCTGACCATCGCCCACATCGCCGACCGGATCGACACCACACCGCTACAAGCCGGCCGCGCCCTCCGCCAACTCGAAGCCGAAGGGGCCGCCACCCGCACCCGCGGACAACGCCCCGCCTACTGGACCGCCACCCGCCCGTAGACCGGCGTCACCTCATCAGCCCGTTCAGCCTGCCCTGCCTCTTCAGCCGGTCGAGGGACATGGTCAGCCAGTTCTCCACCTCACGCTGCGAACCCAGCACACCGGAGTTCGTGACTTTGACCGTGAGGCTGATGTTCGTCGGACCGGCCGCGGCAGCAGTCCGCATACTCCCCACTCCCAGCGACGACCACGACGGAGCAGCAGCGGCGGGCCGGGCCGTCGACAGAGTGCCGGCACGAATCGCATCGAACATCGCAGGCCCGTACTCCTGCACACGCCGCGCCGGAATCACGTACTCCCCGTTCGACACCCGCGCCAGGATCGAATCCGACGTGCCCGTCCCCGCACCCCGCACACGCCCTCCGGACGGGAACCCCACCAGACCGCCCGTCGCGTACCGGCCCGACGGACCAAGGAAGCTCGCCCCGTCATCACGCTTGTAGTGCGTGACGACGTAGGTGTTCGCGGTCTTCCCGTCGATGTTGTTCAACGCCTGCCCGACCGAGTAGATGTTGCCCAGCGCATTGCCCCCCGCCGACACCTCCACCTTGCCGTCCGGGAGCTGCCGCACCTTCAGCCCGACATTCTCGAGCGCCTTGATGGCCGCCGCGGACAGCGTGCTGACGGTCACCTTCTTCGCACCCGGAGTCTTGTTGATCTCCGCCTGAACCTGCTTCAGCCCGGAGATCGCATCCGCCCTCTCCGCCTTCACCAGCGTCGTGATCTTGTCCGGCGTACCGAGGAGGGTGTTGACGTACTCCTGCGCCTTCTTCTTGTTCCCGTCGAACGCATCCGTGGCGAGCTTCAACATCGTCGCGCGCAGCGTGTTCGACTTCTGCGTCATCGACTCCAGCGACCCGCCCGCCGCGACCCCCGACGCCAGCAGCTCATCCTGCGCCTTCGCCGCCGCCGACATCGCCTGACCGTTCGCCCGGCCCGCCGCACTGTCGATGTTGAGCGTCGCCCCATGTTCCTTGAAGCTCGCCGTCAGGGCGTCCAACGAGGACTCGAACCCGATCTGCGCGTCGTATGCACCACGGTTCACATCGTTCAGCGCCTGGATCGCGAGCCGCAGTCCCTCGGCGCTGGCCTTCTGCACGTCGAGCTTCGCCGACGTCAACTGCGCCTGCGCCCCGAAAATCCCCATCGCAGCGGCCCCATGCTGCTGCTCGAACGTGGCATCAGAGACCGCCGACTTGTACGCCTCGAGCTTCGACGTGAACTCCGCCGTGTTCTTCCCGCCCTCCCCGTACTCGGCGGTCAGCCGCTTCACCGCGGCAGCAGCCACATCCGCCTGACCACTCTTGACCAAACCTGCGAGGGTCTGGTCAATCGCGTCAAGGTTCTCCGTCGCCTCCTTCACCGGCGTGGAATCCCAGCCCGTCCAGCCGACAAGGAACTGCTGCACCTTGTCCGTCGTCGTCGGGTCCGTCAGCGACCGCACCTTGCCGTACAGGCCGTCGAGGTCGGAGCCGAACACCTTCGCTGCTTCCCCGGTGGCCTTGCCCGTCGCAGCCAGCTGGCGCAGCGAAGAGGTGAGCGCATCAACATCCGGCGGAGCCTCACGCCCCCGCTGCGCCAACTCCGACAAGGCGATGACGAGCAGCCCGATACCCGTACCCGCGACCGCGACCTTCGCCGACCGCGACAGCGCCCCCATAGCCGCGCCGAGACGGGGCAGCACTCCCGACGCGCCCGCCGCCGCCGTGCGCATCGCGCCGATTCCCGTCGCGAACGCGGTCAGCCCCAGCGAGATCGCCTCCGCCCCGGCCGCCGCGATCCGCACCGCCTTCAGGGCGAGCGCGAGCTGCAGCATCGTCGTGATCACACCGGGAGGGACGGACGCCACCAGCCCGGCGAACGCGTTCACCAGCGTCAGCAGTCCCGGGCCGGCGTTCGCGGCGGCCTGCGCGATGTTCGCCAGCGCCTGCACCACGTTCGCCAACGTTTCCTTCACCAACGGCCCGTTGGCGCGGACGTAGTCCATGAACTCGGAGACCGCGCCGGACACCTTGCCCGTGTCCGCGGTCCTCAGGAAATGCACAAGCCCGTCGTTCGCCTTGGCGAGCGCGCCGGTCGCGAAGGTGGTGAAGCGGTCGATGAGCGCGTCGAAGCCGGGCGTGTTGATGCTGCCCGCGGCGATCGTCACGAACCGGTCCAGCTGCGTGCTCGTGCCCTGCACCAGCGGCGTCAGCTTCGGGAACACCGCAGAGAACGTCTGAAACGCCTTCGTCGCCACCGGCATCGTGTCGCCAGCCAGGGCGTCCGACCAGTTCTGGTACTGGTCCTTCAGCGACGACAGGGCGGCGGCCGCGGTGCGGGTGGCGGGCGGCATCTTCTGGATCTGTTTGACGTAGGCGGTCTGTGCCTCGGCGGCCTGCTTGGAGGTGGCGCCGTGTTCGTCGACGGCGTCCTGATACTTCTTCTCGGCGTCGGCGGCTTCGGTGATCGCGGTGGCCTGTCCGGCTGCGGCCGCACCGAACACGCCGACGGCGACCGCTGCCGCGCCCATGCTCGCCGCGATGGGTGCGGCCTGCACGGCGATCGGGATGAGCGCCGGGGCTAGGAGGAGCGCTGCGGACTGGATCCCGCTGATCGCTTCGGACACTTTGTCGCTGCTGGTGGTGACCGAGTTGAGGGAGTTGTTGATGGCGCGGGACTCGGACACGAACCGGCCGCGCAAGTCCCGGAGTCGTCCGTCGGCGTCGCGGGTCAGGCCGCGGATCGCGAGGGCCGCCGCAGTCGTGTCGGCGGTGACGATGATGGTGGCGCTACCGACGACACCACCACCCGCAGGGGTGCTCATGACGCCACCTCCCGCGGCAGCACGCCAGCCTCGACGAGGTGGCGCTGCACGTCCCGCACCAGCAGCGGATCCGCAGTCTTCAAAACCGCGCCGAGCGTTCGCCCATCATGCTCGAGCAGCGGGCGCAGCAGCCGCACCGCCGCCTCAAAATTGCTGCACTGCCACGACATCCGGCTCAGGTCCGCCCAGCCCGCGTCGAGGACGCCGGGCCTGCGGACGAGGAGCTGCTCGCCGGTCTGCTGCTGCACCTCAGACACGACGGCTTCCACCGCGGCGTCATGCGCGTAGTTGAGCTCGGCCAGAGCAGCCCGCCCGGCAGCAAGCAGCTGCTCCCGCGCGTTCACCGCTGCCCCCGCGCCGACGACCGCGGACACCCACAGTTCGCGGCCAGCGCGTGACCGCACTTCAGCCGGCCCGGCTTCACGGCCGCACCCGCCCGCCCGTCAACGACCGCCGCATCCCGTTCCAGAGCCCGGATCGTCTGCGCCATCTGCAGCACGTGCCGCTGATCGCCGCGACGCTTCGCATCCTTCAGTCGTGCCCGCGCGGTACGAAGCCCCGCCGCCACCAGCGCACGCCCGTCGTCATCGCCCACAGGCCGCGCCACGGGCGTCACAGGACGACGCTGCACCCACTCCGCAGCCCGCGCCCGCTCGTCCGCCGTAGGGGCCACAGCAGCCCCAGACGGGGCCACACCGTCCGGATGCACCCGCGCCCGCAACGACGCCCAGTACGGGGCCAGCAGCCCCGGCCCACACGTCCCGCACGGCTGCGCACCGAACAGCTCCGCGAACGCCGGCGCGTACTCCACTGGCCGCGTCCCCAGGAACCGGCTGAACTCCACCGCCCGACACCAGCGGCAGCCCCCACCGTCGGGAACGCCCGCCGCCGCCAACTCCGCCCGCGAGAACAGCGACCGCCACAGAAGAGGCATCGCCGACAGCCGCTCATCAAACGACCTCGGCAGCCCGTTCCCACGCTCGTGAAGCGCCAGACGCACACGCTTCGCCACCGACACCGGCGTCTCTCGCACCCGCGCCAGAGCAGCAATCTTCTCCCGCGTTCGCGCCTGGTGGTACGCCTCGACGCCCTCGCGGGAGAACCGGCGCGGACCGTCCCCGCCGAGCGCAGGCAGGCGCCCCTCACGGGCGGCACGGTCGACAGCTTCGCGGGAGACACCGAGGTACGCCGCGGCCCCGGCGGCGGTGAGTTCGTCCATGTCGCGGACGGTAGAACCACACCCACGAAGATCATTCC contains these protein-coding regions:
- a CDS encoding cell division protein FtsK, whose amino-acid sequence is MTEIAEHPPQPAPTTAEPTAPPVFVDNPKLPAPGVTSEKRRPILPTWLKDGSEFTTTAKHTASRLGYATAYHGVRLPWYGLQLTAMAPRGSARLVTSTNRWVWDREAAPLRDYAVRTDDVEEYMRLARLRGNRVRLRGLVTVVACVFGTGFALWLYVMAPAFLWVFAAGGVLTLGYFGQQPDAPVIGPAVMRTELQKLTGTIVLRALEAIGNPKITAAVKDFGNKTAHGMGFTSEICRDGPGYRAELDLPFGVTPDDVVEKREALASGLRRKLGCVWPSGDPDGPDGHEGRLILWVGDKPMNATTKPPWPLLKDGQVDLFKPVVFGNDYRMANMTVTLMFAAIVIGSIPRMGKTFLLRLLLLIAALDPRAELHAFDFKGTGDLGALEPVCHRYRAGDEDEDILYVLHALREIKAELRRRAKVIRSLPRSVCPESKVTPALASDKKYGLHPIVVGLDECQVPFEDEKYGAELESICTDITKRGPALGIVGLFATQRPDAKSLPPGISANAVLRFCLKVMNHQANDMVLGTGAYKSGIKATMFSRSDRGICWMSGEGDDPRIVSSAFVDAPGAERIVARARKMREEYGNVTGHALGEGPAETAGLDVLADVLKSMGADEKAVWCERLAVRLGELRPDVYGEWKGENVTAALKPWGIKTGQVWGQTDEGEGKNRRGIERADVVAAIARRDADRTAA
- a CDS encoding winged helix-turn-helix domain-containing protein; amino-acid sequence: MSEDPFTYVYVRVADQVEAEIRAGRLPHGARLPNERDMGAQYGVAPGTARRAVQELRDRGLVATLPNKGSFVIAPQTDAE
- a CDS encoding helix-turn-helix domain-containing protein, which codes for MDELTAAGAAAYLGVSREAVDRAAREGRLPALGGDGPRRFSREGVEAYHQARTREKIAALARVRETPVSVAKRVRLALHERGNGLPRSFDERLSAMPLLWRSLFSRAELAAAGVPDGGGCRWCRAVEFSRFLGTRPVEYAPAFAELFGAQPCGTCGPGLLAPYWASLRARVHPDGVAPSGAAVAPTADERARAAEWVQRRPVTPVARPVGDDDGRALVAAGLRTARARLKDAKRRGDQRHVLQMAQTIRALERDAAVVDGRAGAAVKPGRLKCGHALAANCGCPRSSARGQR